In a genomic window of Chrysemys picta bellii isolate R12L10 chromosome 1, ASM1138683v2, whole genome shotgun sequence:
- the HEBP1 gene encoding heme-binding protein 1 isoform X2, protein MFGMIRNSLFGSVEGWPCQVLSRGEKEEVTYEERTCEGGKFATVEVAGKQFDEASKEAVLKLLKYVGGTNDKEVGMGMTAPVSITAFPDEDGSLQQKVKVSLRIPSQYQDNPPRPGDESIQIEEREGMTIYSTQFGGYAKEEDYVNYAAKLRSALGSEAAYRKDFYLCNGYDPPMKPYWRRNEVWFVKE, encoded by the exons ATGTTTGGGATGATCAGGAACTCCCTGTTCGGGTCGGTGGAGGGGTGgccctgccaggtgctgagcagagGGGAGAAG GAAGAAGTAACCTATGAAGAAAGGACATGTGAAGGTGGGAAATTTGCTACGGTGGAGGTAGCTGGGAAACAATTTGATGAGGCCTCCAAGGAAGCGGTGCTGAAGCTTCTGAAATACGTGGGAGGAACCAATGATAAGG AGGTTGGGATGGGCATGACTGCGCCAGTTTCCATCACTGCCTTTCCTGATGAGGACGGCTCCTTACAGCAGAAAGTGAAAGTCTCACTGCGGATTCCGAGCCAGTATCAGGACAACCCTCCCCGTCCTGGTGATGAGAGCATTCAGATTGAAGAGCGAGAAGGAATGACCATTTACTCCAC GCAGTTTGGTGGTTATGCCAAGGAAGAGGATTATGTGAATTATGCCGCCAAGCTGCGCTCTGCCCTGGGGAGCGAGGCAGCCTACCGCAAGGACTTCTACTTGTGTAATGGCTACGACCCCCCCATGAAACCGTACTGGCGACGCAACGAAGTCTGGTTTGTGAAGGAGTGA
- the HEBP1 gene encoding heme-binding protein 1 isoform X1 — protein MFLGSNFPQGGNFLGMRSIESLRWMCYLPVFFFQEEVTYEERTCEGGKFATVEVAGKQFDEASKEAVLKLLKYVGGTNDKEVGMGMTAPVSITAFPDEDGSLQQKVKVSLRIPSQYQDNPPRPGDESIQIEEREGMTIYSTQFGGYAKEEDYVNYAAKLRSALGSEAAYRKDFYLCNGYDPPMKPYWRRNEVWFVKE, from the exons ATGTTCCTAGGATCTAATTTCCCCCAGGGAGGCAATTTCCTTGGCATGAGGAGCATTGAATCTCTCAGGTGGATGTGTTATCTGCCTGTGTTCTTTTTCCAGGAAGAAGTAACCTATGAAGAAAGGACATGTGAAGGTGGGAAATTTGCTACGGTGGAGGTAGCTGGGAAACAATTTGATGAGGCCTCCAAGGAAGCGGTGCTGAAGCTTCTGAAATACGTGGGAGGAACCAATGATAAGG AGGTTGGGATGGGCATGACTGCGCCAGTTTCCATCACTGCCTTTCCTGATGAGGACGGCTCCTTACAGCAGAAAGTGAAAGTCTCACTGCGGATTCCGAGCCAGTATCAGGACAACCCTCCCCGTCCTGGTGATGAGAGCATTCAGATTGAAGAGCGAGAAGGAATGACCATTTACTCCAC GCAGTTTGGTGGTTATGCCAAGGAAGAGGATTATGTGAATTATGCCGCCAAGCTGCGCTCTGCCCTGGGGAGCGAGGCAGCCTACCGCAAGGACTTCTACTTGTGTAATGGCTACGACCCCCCCATGAAACCGTACTGGCGACGCAACGAAGTCTGGTTTGTGAAGGAGTGA